In Eriocheir sinensis breed Jianghai 21 chromosome 17, ASM2467909v1, whole genome shotgun sequence, one genomic interval encodes:
- the LOC127000130 gene encoding uncharacterized protein LOC127000130 — MKAGSDINITCVVKGAIRGAPVTWYHVLPRDPPKEELVEINAGGRGGVQLVTDKNSGTSWLLLTHATWRDAGNYTCAPVHATPASVSVHMLDGSSRAPKRPPAKPGPDVHPRNTRPPAAPAGASPSAGARRAENVVPLGSPGGVSSAPQRHQGYEWPSGRLSD; from the exons atgaaggcgggcagtgacatcaacatcacgtgcgtggtgaagggcgccatcaggggagcgcccgtcacctggtaccacgtgctgccccgcgacccac ccaaagaggagctggtggagatcaacgccgggggtcggggcggcgtgcagctggtgacggacaagaactcgggcaccagctggctcctgctcacccacgccacctggagggacgccgggaactacacgtgcgcgcccgtgcacgccacgcccgcctcgGTGTCCGTCCACATGCTTgacg GCTCCAGCCGAGCTCCAAAACGACCCCCAGCCAAGCCGGGCCCAGACGTCCACCCAAGGAACACCAGGCCTCCCGCTGCTCCTGCTGGGGCTTCACCATCTGCTGGGGCGCGACGTGCCGAGAACGTGGTGCCTCTGGGTTCTCCTGGGGGCGTGTCTAGTGCTCCCCAGCGCCATCAGGGGTACGAGTGGCCTTCAGGACGCCTCTCAGACTAG